The following coding sequences lie in one Treponema sp. OMZ 790 genomic window:
- a CDS encoding ATP-binding cassette domain-containing protein: protein MNLKTVKIFWSSFLLESASQIISLFLPVYFSAQVGIIVSHIYNKTSADGIILQALLIILLLSLISPFAAFLSAKVFLKKSVLHDGVNLKSILQKDISQVHNSGSGSILQLFESDLIEYRLKLRTLIVTPIVVTVLIAILFIQSTNIIFLLTVFCVSAIPILFNKLYSHLEGIYYSHSAAYNNDRIAFEENIVNNKIPLILFSLKENILELYNKNYSSYINKHAEKNIINLSLSKAILGLCKYSIQVLIVISFSFLFKSVTIENLAASLFLIYPIGQIIELLIEWVQIIPFMKIIKGRVNFFLNFDNSNMPKTGYENLETKNLVYTINGRKFSFPDIKIKKDNKLLIEGVNGTGKSIFLKILAGELKPQAGEIIFSNPVKEALGYVPQTSLLFNTGIKENITLGNEIPENEINKMLKTFSLEKPAERTFAEKDDTNFSGGEIKKTDIVRSLLNSKGILILDEPTNNLDSESLEELIKILKTKTVIFTSHDKRLKEIADNTVNF from the coding sequence ATGAATTTAAAAACGGTAAAAATATTTTGGTCTAGTTTTTTATTGGAAAGCGCCTCACAAATTATTTCACTTTTTTTACCTGTTTATTTTTCGGCACAGGTTGGAATTATCGTATCTCATATTTATAATAAAACTTCTGCCGACGGCATTATTTTACAAGCCCTGCTTATAATTTTATTGCTTTCTCTTATTTCCCCATTTGCAGCTTTTTTAAGTGCAAAGGTGTTTTTAAAAAAGTCCGTTTTACACGATGGTGTTAATTTAAAATCGATTTTGCAAAAAGACATAAGCCAGGTACATAATTCGGGAAGCGGAAGCATTTTACAGCTTTTTGAATCGGATTTAATCGAATATAGGCTAAAACTGCGTACTCTCATTGTTACACCGATTGTCGTAACCGTATTAATTGCCATACTTTTTATTCAAAGCACCAATATAATTTTTTTACTCACAGTGTTTTGCGTATCGGCAATCCCTATTTTATTTAATAAATTATATTCACATTTGGAAGGAATTTACTACTCCCATTCTGCAGCTTACAATAATGACCGTATTGCATTTGAAGAAAATATTGTAAACAATAAAATTCCCCTTATTTTATTTTCACTTAAAGAAAATATTTTAGAATTATATAATAAGAATTACAGCTCTTATATAAATAAACATGCCGAAAAAAATATTATAAATCTCTCGCTTTCAAAAGCAATTTTAGGACTTTGTAAATATTCAATACAAGTGTTAATTGTTATAAGTTTTTCTTTTTTGTTTAAATCCGTCACCATTGAAAATCTGGCTGCTTCACTTTTTTTAATTTACCCTATCGGACAAATAATAGAATTACTTATTGAATGGGTACAGATAATTCCGTTTATGAAGATTATAAAGGGGCGTGTAAATTTCTTTTTAAATTTTGATAATTCAAATATGCCTAAAACAGGTTATGAAAATCTTGAAACTAAAAATCTTGTTTACACAATCAACGGCAGAAAATTTTCATTCCCTGATATTAAAATAAAAAAAGATAATAAACTTTTAATTGAGGGAGTAAACGGAACAGGTAAAAGTATTTTCTTAAAAATCCTTGCAGGTGAACTTAAACCTCAGGCAGGAGAAATCATATTTTCAAATCCGGTAAAAGAAGCCCTGGGTTATGTTCCGCAGACCTCACTTTTATTTAATACAGGTATAAAAGAAAACATCACATTGGGTAATGAAATCCCTGAAAACGAAATAAATAAAATGCTTAAAACATTTTCACTTGAAAAACCTGCGGAAAGGACTTTTGCCGAAAAAGATGACACTAATTTTTCAGGCGGAGAAATAAAAAAAACGGATATTGTACGGAGCTTGTTAAACTCAAAAGGTATTTTAATTTTAGATGAGCCTACAAATAATTTGGACAGCGAATCACTAGAAGAACTTATAAAAATTTTAAAAACCAAAACGGTTATTTTTACCTCACATGATAAGCGTCTCAAAGAAATTGCCGACAATACAGTAAACTTCTAA
- a CDS encoding ABC transporter ATP-binding protein, translated as MYNSTKMKSPALHSPANFIFTSLAVILEYALLRIIAALLTSLHKPLPYIYLFLAAAFFFFLCSFYARKLRMLVTLEKMQDLRNEVLDSCLFLNNKNTYENVNSVLNKDSRIIASFYGTEKPIFISNLILYGAVLFFLFSSNLYLAFCILVISFLCIVPDLVLRKYFMQTYWDTREVEKRLSNYFIEAFNLNAMINLYRVHSWFFKRFYKITDEFCKLGNKAELFAKLEDFLHSFSEVIITLLSYLLIAYFKTKEIITVQEAISTAAILPVFFSRTVMMFSIIGAKNSFTVSLKRFQNLVNKNTDIKSSNAEFTKIEYKDVLPSYLKEKLKPVSFCINKNDKVLIKGENGIGKTSLIKCLFCGIEYEGIIEIETESGIKNSAEVSENCFIKNCIYLPQDFPVLSLTAEDFINTVAEKNNIDIKALKEKFKVYDFEFEKHKHTKIKDLSGGEKKKLLLPLAFMLNKMVILDEPTNDLDAQGISALKKDLTEYKNTLMVISHDKDIEFCFSKILNIGENK; from the coding sequence ATGTATAACTCTACAAAAATGAAAAGCCCTGCACTTCATTCTCCGGCTAATTTTATATTTACCTCTCTTGCTGTTATTTTAGAATATGCCTTACTAAGAATAATTGCAGCTTTGCTTACCTCGCTGCATAAACCGCTTCCTTATATTTATTTGTTTTTAGCTGCAGCGTTTTTTTTCTTCCTTTGCAGCTTTTATGCACGCAAACTGCGTATGCTGGTAACCTTAGAAAAAATGCAAGACTTACGCAATGAGGTGCTTGATTCATGCTTATTTTTAAACAATAAAAATACTTACGAAAATGTAAATTCCGTTTTAAACAAAGACAGCAGAATAATTGCTTCGTTTTACGGAACAGAAAAGCCGATTTTTATTTCCAATCTTATATTATATGGGGCCGTTTTATTTTTTCTTTTTAGTTCCAATCTTTATTTGGCTTTTTGTATTTTGGTAATTTCTTTTTTATGTATCGTTCCTGATTTAGTACTGCGTAAATATTTTATGCAAACTTATTGGGATACGAGAGAGGTTGAAAAAAGATTAAGCAATTATTTTATCGAAGCCTTTAATCTTAATGCAATGATAAATTTATACCGGGTACATTCTTGGTTTTTTAAACGCTTTTATAAAATAACGGACGAATTTTGTAAACTCGGAAACAAGGCTGAACTCTTTGCAAAACTTGAAGATTTTTTACACAGCTTTTCGGAAGTAATTATTACGCTTTTAAGCTATCTTTTAATTGCATATTTTAAAACAAAAGAAATCATAACGGTACAAGAAGCAATAAGCACGGCCGCAATTTTACCCGTCTTTTTTTCACGGACAGTAATGATGTTTTCAATCATAGGAGCAAAAAATAGTTTTACCGTAAGCTTAAAACGTTTTCAAAATCTTGTAAATAAAAACACAGACATAAAATCATCAAATGCAGAATTTACAAAAATAGAATATAAAGATGTTCTTCCTTCTTATTTAAAAGAAAAACTTAAACCTGTTTCTTTTTGTATAAATAAAAATGATAAGGTTTTAATCAAGGGTGAAAACGGAATCGGTAAAACATCTTTAATAAAATGTCTTTTTTGCGGAATCGAATATGAAGGCATAATAGAAATTGAAACAGAATCCGGAATTAAAAACAGCGCAGAGGTCTCCGAAAATTGTTTTATAAAAAACTGCATTTACCTTCCTCAAGACTTTCCTGTACTCTCTTTAACGGCTGAAGACTTTATAAATACTGTTGCCGAAAAAAATAATATCGATATTAAGGCTCTTAAAGAAAAATTTAAAGTCTACGATTTTGAATTTGAAAAACATAAGCACACAAAAATTAAAGACCTTTCAGGCGGTGAAAAGAAAAAGCTTTTACTTCCTTTGGCATTTATGTTAAACAAGATGGTTATACTGGATGAGCCTACAAATGATTTGGACGCGCAAGGAATTTCGGCATTAAAAAAAGATTTAACGGAATATAAAAATACCCTTATGGTTATTTCACACGATAAAGATATTGAATTCTGTTTTTCAAAAATATTAAATATAGGAGAAAATAAATGA
- a CDS encoding methyltransferase, with protein sequence MLDIIFITAYNLFINLTTAIFICKLMNEIIKNLKKHSPRSVLEFGFGSGYLTRLIRKAYPNTFNTFFTGIDKNPNFIKDNIITLFDEYFCEDILSLNIKHKFDLIVLGNPRIPFWWIYNCYTIKSYTEIIKRLVSLLEENGSLFFIVKTYKNCTQKSEILFKEYQDFLLIDASEKEYPPNLNEFINTDIINLTKKLLIELGIIDVDVISIKDTEKCIYPEEPCKNAKIKITRENLKKAANLDCQISRFGLSYGYYDILTAKNS encoded by the coding sequence ATGCTTGACATAATTTTTATCACCGCTTATAATCTTTTTATAAATTTAACTACAGCAATTTTTATCTGTAAACTTATGAATGAAATTATAAAGAATTTAAAAAAACATTCACCCCGGTCAGTTTTGGAATTTGGATTCGGAAGCGGATATTTAACGAGGCTTATCCGAAAAGCCTATCCAAATACTTTTAATACTTTTTTTACAGGTATAGATAAAAATCCGAATTTTATTAAAGATAACATCATCACTTTGTTTGACGAATATTTTTGTGAAGATATTTTATCCTTAAATATTAAACATAAATTCGATTTGATTGTTCTAGGCAATCCTAGAATTCCATTTTGGTGGATTTATAATTGTTATACTATCAAATCTTATACGGAAATTATAAAAAGATTAGTATCATTACTGGAAGAAAATGGCAGTTTGTTTTTTATAGTTAAAACCTATAAAAACTGCACTCAAAAATCAGAAATACTTTTTAAAGAATATCAAGATTTTTTGTTAATCGATGCTTCCGAAAAAGAATATCCGCCAAATTTAAATGAATTCATAAACACCGATATTATTAACTTAACAAAAAAACTGTTGATCGAATTGGGAATTATTGATGTAGATGTAATTTCAATTAAAGATACCGAAAAATGTATTTACCCTGAAGAACCGTGTAAAAATGCTAAAATAAAAATAACACGCGAAAATTTAAAAAAAGCAGCTAATTTGGATTGTCAAATTAGTCGATTCGGTTTATCCTATGGGTATTACGATATTTTAACTGCCAAAAATTCATAA
- a CDS encoding MFS transporter, whose product MNEKKLFTVSFFINFIFSMLTALLSLIVFNINKKTGDINIIMMTFISSLLFTRVFSIGNFLKARTEIILGGILFTAGCLILVIESGSMTWMFIGTVLFGISIGLVPPAILVLLSENENKRTSNLGIYNAIVAVASVFSPIIGENVYNTNPYFLFVSWSVFAAIMTIISLSLNRQKVNGGEDSASKMLYNLKKVLSNKIFQISFIVLLFSSISYGSIISYLPIYFKSVNLSIGIYYLFFWSGYILVQFFKQINYKFNMVLFALFFIIAGQISLVLLGGTFLLYFFAFIYGLGYGSLFKMFYVAIGSFENEEERSIGFSIVGLISYIGVGIAPVFLIPFNTGWKMLFTGNSIYSISALVLFLFLGRSAMGLTKH is encoded by the coding sequence ATGAACGAGAAAAAATTATTCACTGTTTCGTTTTTTATAAATTTTATTTTTTCGATGTTGACGGCTTTGTTATCTTTAATAGTATTTAATATCAACAAAAAAACAGGGGATATAAATATTATTATGATGACATTTATAAGCTCTCTCCTGTTTACGCGTGTTTTTTCAATCGGGAATTTTTTAAAGGCGAGGACTGAAATTATATTGGGAGGTATACTGTTCACTGCAGGCTGTCTTATTTTGGTAATTGAAAGCGGCAGCATGACTTGGATGTTTATCGGAACAGTTTTATTCGGCATATCTATCGGTTTAGTTCCTCCCGCAATTTTAGTATTGCTCAGCGAAAATGAAAATAAGCGTACTTCTAATTTGGGCATATATAATGCTATCGTCGCCGTAGCTTCCGTGTTTTCACCCATCATAGGTGAAAATGTTTATAATACTAATCCTTATTTTCTTTTTGTATCTTGGTCCGTATTTGCCGCTATAATGACAATAATTTCGTTATCCTTAAATCGGCAAAAAGTAAACGGCGGTGAAGATTCGGCTTCTAAAATGCTTTATAATTTGAAAAAGGTTTTGTCGAATAAAATATTTCAAATTTCGTTTATTGTTCTATTATTTTCATCAATATCATACGGCTCAATAATATCTTATTTGCCTATATATTTTAAATCGGTAAATTTATCAATCGGAATATACTATCTCTTTTTTTGGTCAGGATATATTTTGGTTCAGTTTTTTAAACAAATAAACTACAAGTTTAATATGGTGCTTTTTGCATTGTTTTTTATTATAGCAGGTCAAATTTCTCTTGTGCTTTTAGGCGGAACCTTTTTGCTATATTTTTTTGCTTTTATATACGGTTTAGGTTACGGCAGTCTCTTCAAGATGTTTTATGTCGCTATCGGTAGTTTTGAAAATGAAGAAGAGAGAAGTATCGGCTTTTCGATTGTAGGTTTAATTTCATATATAGGAGTCGGGATAGCACCGGTCTTTTTAATACCTTTTAATACGGGCTGGAAAATGCTTTTTACGGGGAATTCCATTTACAGCATTTCAGCTTTGGTTCTATTTTTATTTTTGGGAAGATCGGCTATGGGGTTGACAAAGCATTAA
- a CDS encoding ParB/RepB/Spo0J family partition protein, translating into MAKKSALGRGLDALLEEQPSNHSVQKTLNISEGSIINIDPKLLQPNPYQPRKTFDEEKINELAESIKEHGIIQPIVAEKHEDKGYFIVAGERRTRAAVTLGLETVPVILRSFEEKKKLEVALIENIQREDLNAVDEALAYQEIMELTRINQEELAKRVGKSRSAITNSLRILKLPEEMKDALRVNKISAGHARSLLSIVNPADQKILFTRILESELSVREAESMAADLNSGIGRITKKQKKEQTSLSSDDFELRDIEQQFINSLGTKVQIKGNLKKGVVEISYFSKDDLDMLYQKLNS; encoded by the coding sequence GTGGCTAAAAAATCGGCATTAGGACGGGGGCTCGATGCCCTCTTGGAAGAGCAACCTTCAAATCATTCGGTACAGAAAACCCTAAATATTTCCGAAGGCTCGATTATCAATATTGACCCGAAATTACTCCAACCCAATCCGTATCAGCCTCGAAAAACTTTTGATGAAGAAAAAATAAACGAACTTGCAGAATCAATAAAAGAACACGGAATAATTCAGCCGATTGTAGCCGAAAAACATGAGGACAAGGGTTATTTTATAGTAGCAGGCGAAAGGCGCACAAGAGCCGCCGTCACTTTAGGCTTGGAAACCGTTCCTGTAATCCTGCGCAGCTTTGAAGAAAAAAAGAAGCTGGAAGTAGCTTTAATAGAAAACATTCAGAGAGAGGACCTAAACGCAGTAGATGAAGCCCTTGCCTACCAAGAGATCATGGAGCTCACCCGCATAAACCAAGAGGAGCTTGCAAAAAGGGTCGGGAAAAGCCGATCGGCAATTACAAACAGTTTAAGAATATTAAAACTGCCCGAGGAAATGAAAGACGCTTTGCGGGTAAATAAAATCTCGGCAGGTCATGCACGCTCTCTCTTATCCATAGTAAATCCTGCCGATCAAAAAATTCTTTTTACAAGAATTTTAGAATCGGAACTATCGGTGCGCGAAGCCGAATCTATGGCAGCCGATCTTAATTCGGGAATCGGACGCATAACAAAAAAACAAAAAAAAGAACAAACTTCTCTTTCTTCCGATGATTTTGAGTTAAGAGATATTGAGCAGCAATTTATAAATTCCTTGGGAACAAAGGTACAAATAAAAGGAAACTTAAAAAAAGGTGTCGTCGAAATATCATACTTTTCAAAAGATGATTTGGATATGTTGTATCAAAAATTAAACTCATAG
- a CDS encoding winged helix-turn-helix transcriptional regulator — protein MLYEKVLDSLKTNPKITQQEISKLVNTSLRTVKRILARLQEENIVKREGSSRSGSWLVIE, from the coding sequence ATTTTATACGAAAAAGTATTAGATTCGTTAAAAACAAACCCAAAAATTACTCAACAAGAAATAAGTAAACTGGTCAATACCTCGCTTCGTACCGTTAAGCGTATTTTAGCCCGTTTGCAAGAAGAAAATATTGTAAAACGAGAAGGGTCATCAAGATCGGGCTCTTGGCTTGTGATTGAATAA
- the cobM gene encoding precorrin-4 C(11)-methyltransferase: protein MVYFVGAGPGDPDLITIKGRRLIETADVIIYAGSLVSKAHLMFAKHNCKTYNSASMTLEEVIKVMEENRNAQIVRLHTGDPSIYGAVREQMDELDKLGIDYEVIPGVSSCTAAAAAIKKEFTLPDVSQTIILTRMEGRTPVPQDEKLADLAAHKASMAIFLSVQNIENVVAELLKGYKDEATPAAVIYKATWEDQEIITGTLGDIAQKVKKVGVNKTAQILVGNFIAGSYERSRLYNPKFSHEFRKAEE from the coding sequence ATGGTTTATTTTGTAGGAGCGGGTCCGGGGGATCCGGATTTAATTACGATAAAAGGACGCAGGCTGATTGAAACGGCCGATGTTATCATTTATGCAGGCTCTTTGGTTTCAAAAGCTCATTTGATGTTTGCAAAGCATAATTGCAAAACCTATAACTCGGCTTCAATGACCCTTGAAGAAGTTATCAAAGTTATGGAAGAAAACCGCAATGCTCAAATTGTGAGGCTTCACACCGGAGACCCCTCAATTTACGGGGCCGTCAGGGAGCAGATGGATGAACTTGATAAGCTCGGAATAGATTATGAGGTTATTCCGGGCGTGAGTTCTTGTACGGCAGCGGCGGCGGCAATCAAAAAAGAGTTTACCCTTCCCGATGTAAGCCAGACAATTATCCTTACCCGCATGGAAGGCCGCACCCCTGTTCCTCAAGATGAAAAGCTGGCAGACCTTGCTGCCCACAAGGCTTCGATGGCGATTTTTTTATCGGTGCAAAATATAGAAAATGTAGTTGCGGAACTTCTCAAGGGCTATAAGGATGAGGCTACCCCGGCTGCGGTAATTTACAAGGCCACTTGGGAAGATCAAGAAATAATAACCGGAACCCTCGGCGATATCGCTCAAAAAGTGAAGAAGGTCGGAGTAAACAAAACGGCTCAAATCTTGGTGGGGAATTTTATTGCCGGGTCTTATGAAAGGTCCCGGCTTTACAATCCCAAATTTTCTCACGAATTCAGAAAAGCAGAAGAATGA
- the cbiG gene encoding cobalt-precorrin 5A hydrolase — translation MKKIAVYSFTEKGKLLGEKLSRLNSEIEHFYNAKTAGGIWSLIPDDFKNRDALIFISSTGIAVRMIRDYIQDKSQDPAVLVIDDMGRFVISLLSGHLGGANALTEKIASTIGAVSVITTASDGRNIEAVDLFAQKNNYAILSMEDAKIITALMVDGKNIGFYSEDKAPPINYPNLFILQEEDFNSNLKALKEEKSLEGLIIVSNKKRETVSALSDSLPMVHLVPKNLNLGIGLKKGVNKETLAETVRRTLDSINKDLRAVKAIASIELKQNEKGLLDFAKELNISPVFFSESQIEKIEDNFEKSDFVKKTVGVYNVSAPSAFLLGGKIILDKFKHEGVTVSVAEE, via the coding sequence ATGAAAAAAATAGCGGTCTATTCGTTTACCGAAAAAGGAAAGCTCTTGGGAGAAAAATTATCCCGCTTGAATTCCGAAATCGAGCATTTTTATAATGCAAAAACAGCCGGCGGAATCTGGTCCCTTATTCCCGATGATTTTAAAAACAGGGATGCCCTTATTTTTATTTCTTCTACCGGTATTGCCGTCCGAATGATAAGGGATTATATTCAGGATAAAAGCCAAGACCCTGCCGTGCTTGTAATCGATGATATGGGACGCTTTGTAATTTCATTGTTGTCGGGGCATTTGGGCGGAGCCAATGCGCTTACCGAAAAAATTGCAAGTACGATAGGGGCTGTGAGTGTGATTACAACAGCTTCCGACGGCCGCAACATAGAAGCCGTAGACTTGTTTGCTCAAAAAAATAACTACGCCATCTTGTCCATGGAAGATGCAAAAATAATCACAGCCCTCATGGTAGACGGAAAAAATATCGGTTTTTATTCCGAAGATAAGGCACCTCCTATAAATTACCCCAATCTTTTTATTTTGCAAGAGGAAGATTTTAACTCAAATCTAAAAGCCTTAAAAGAAGAAAAAAGCCTTGAAGGCCTTATCATCGTTTCAAATAAAAAAAGAGAAACGGTATCTGCTTTAAGCGATTCTTTGCCAATGGTACACTTGGTGCCGAAAAATTTAAACCTTGGGATAGGCTTAAAAAAAGGAGTGAATAAAGAAACCCTTGCCGAGACGGTAAGGCGGACTCTTGATTCAATAAACAAGGATTTAAGGGCAGTTAAGGCCATAGCCTCGATAGAATTAAAACAAAACGAAAAAGGCTTGCTTGATTTTGCAAAAGAACTAAACATAAGCCCGGTCTTTTTTTCTGAAAGCCAAATAGAAAAAATCGAAGATAATTTTGAAAAGTCAGACTTTGTAAAAAAGACAGTCGGAGTTTACAATGTCTCCGCCCCTTCCGCCTTTCTCCTCGGCGGCAAAATAATTTTAGATAAGTTTAAACATGAGGGCGTCACGGTTTCGGTTGCGGAGGAGTGA
- a CDS encoding ParA family protein — MGKTFVFVNQKGGVGKTTSVINLGAYIALTGKKTLLIDFDPQGNMSSGVGIQKKRPTVYDALAQKTSIKNTIYPTTVKNLSAIPASIDLSGATVELVEEADREFYLKNIIESVKSEYDYILIDCPPSLGILTLNGLTAADQVYIPLQCEYFALEGLTLLLQTVQRVQQNLNPSLEIGGIFFTMFDSRTNLAQEVVQQVSSYFKDKVFSTIVPRNVRLSEAPSHGVPICNYDAKCTGARSYEKLAHEVLNRG, encoded by the coding sequence ATGGGAAAAACATTTGTTTTTGTAAACCAAAAAGGCGGGGTCGGGAAGACGACTTCCGTTATTAATTTGGGTGCTTACATCGCACTGACAGGCAAAAAAACTCTTTTAATAGACTTTGATCCTCAGGGGAATATGTCTTCAGGTGTCGGTATTCAAAAAAAGCGGCCGACCGTTTATGATGCCCTTGCCCAAAAGACCTCAATAAAAAACACCATCTACCCTACTACTGTAAAAAACTTGTCGGCAATCCCGGCTTCAATAGACCTTTCGGGAGCAACGGTAGAGCTTGTAGAAGAAGCAGACAGAGAATTCTATCTTAAAAACATTATCGAAAGCGTAAAAAGCGAATACGATTATATCCTAATCGACTGTCCTCCGTCTTTGGGCATTTTAACCCTAAACGGACTTACGGCAGCCGACCAAGTGTATATACCGCTCCAATGCGAATACTTTGCCCTTGAAGGATTAACCCTCCTTTTACAAACCGTTCAAAGGGTACAGCAAAACCTTAATCCTTCCCTTGAAATAGGCGGAATATTTTTTACAATGTTCGATTCAAGAACGAATCTTGCCCAAGAAGTTGTACAACAGGTATCTTCATATTTTAAAGATAAGGTTTTTTCGACCATTGTTCCGCGGAATGTAAGACTATCCGAAGCGCCATCGCATGGGGTGCCTATTTGCAATTATGATGCGAAATGCACCGGAGCACGAAGTTACGAAAAACTTGCACATGAGGTACTGAACCGTGGCTAA